One genomic window of Salmo salar chromosome ssa12, Ssal_v3.1, whole genome shotgun sequence includes the following:
- the LOC106597630 gene encoding uncharacterized protein, whose translation MHFQAFLLDGLVRWNEDRAQTAVEGKNRQPLLSYSGHLQHILNLSSQKVLGKEQRKDYTKPSKYTGELLGVEYLYSQTGRVLQDVSADPDLPEEAAAVVQLDEEDEGFQEDVDQTVHISHVTPMIAPSSSSAAPLSGEPADAPRSGPSSPTAPEDGSSPEAPDQHGSPHPEHSSDSEGETQGPDACQGLGGGEEPSGAVGPQGRRSGGAVAGAARL comes from the exons ATGCATTTCCAGGCATTCCTGTTGGATGGACTGGTGAGGTGGAACGAGGACCGTGCGCAGACAGCAGTGGAGGGAAAGAACAGGCAGCCCCTGCTCTCCTACAGTGGCCACCTGCAGCACATCCTTAACCttagcagccaaaaagtgcttgGCAAGGAACAGCGTAAGGACTACACCAAGCCTAGCAAGTACACGG GGGAACTCCTCGGAGTGGAGTACCTGTACTCGCAGACTGGCAGAGTGCTGCAGGATGTCAGCGCGGACCCTGACCTTCCGGAAGAGGCAGCCGCCGTTGTGCAGCTCGACGAGGAGGACGAGGGCTTTCAGGAGGATGTGGACCAGACAGTCCACATCTCTCATGTCACTCCCATGATCGCCCCGTCCTCCAGCTCAGCGGCACCTCTGTCAGGGGAACCCGCTGACGCACCCAGGTCTGGGCCATCCAGTCCCACCGCCCCTGAAGACGGAAGCTCTCCTGAGGCCCCTGATCAACACGGTTCTCCTcaccctgaacactcctctgattcagag GGGGAGACTCAAGGCCCTGATGCTTGCCAGGGCCTTGGTGGAGGTGAGGAGCCGTCAGGGGCTGTCGGACCGCAGGGTAGACGGTCTGGTGGCGCTGTGGCTGGCGCTGCCAGACTTTGA